A single genomic interval of Pseudomonas sp. FeN3W harbors:
- a CDS encoding SdiA-regulated domain-containing protein, with amino-acid sequence MPVRYSRWRLLVAGVLLLLFVALLVAGRLLHWDDQLRLYWGERSVTAEQRAAGIWLPDYELALETTLAGLEDEETSGLTWNPLSGTLFTVTGEQLVEFSPAGVVLRRIALNGFADPEAVEALSDGRLAIVDERRRLVAVFHLQPDVETLELDDLASYDLGFADAGNKGFEGLAWNPRTQRLLLAKERDPQGLFELPFPGEDGAPGALQALSSQPLLVRDISSVTIDPRSGHTLLLSDESRLLVELDLQGTPRSFISLFGGLNGLVQGIEQAEGVAMDGEGNIYVVGEPNHFYVFSRKR; translated from the coding sequence ATGCCCGTTCGTTATTCCCGTTGGCGCCTGCTCGTGGCTGGCGTCCTGTTGCTGCTGTTCGTCGCGCTGCTCGTCGCAGGCCGCCTGCTGCACTGGGATGACCAGCTGCGGCTGTACTGGGGCGAACGTTCGGTCACTGCCGAACAGCGTGCTGCCGGCATCTGGCTGCCGGACTACGAATTGGCGCTGGAGACGACGCTGGCCGGGCTGGAAGACGAGGAAACCTCGGGGCTGACCTGGAATCCGCTGAGCGGCACGCTGTTCACGGTCACCGGTGAGCAGCTGGTCGAGTTCAGCCCTGCTGGCGTGGTGCTACGCCGGATCGCGCTGAATGGCTTCGCCGACCCGGAAGCGGTGGAAGCGCTGAGTGATGGCCGTCTGGCAATCGTCGACGAGCGTCGCCGGCTGGTGGCGGTGTTCCATCTGCAGCCGGACGTGGAAACCCTGGAGCTGGACGACTTGGCCAGCTACGACCTTGGCTTCGCCGATGCCGGCAACAAGGGCTTCGAGGGACTGGCCTGGAACCCGCGTACGCAGCGCCTGCTGCTGGCCAAGGAACGTGACCCGCAGGGCCTGTTCGAGCTGCCATTTCCGGGTGAGGACGGCGCGCCCGGCGCACTGCAGGCACTGTCCAGCCAACCGCTGCTGGTGCGTGACATTTCCTCCGTCACCATCGATCCGCGCAGCGGTCATACGCTGCTGCTCTCCGACGAGTCGCGACTGCTGGTGGAACTCGATCTGCAAGGCACGCCGCGCAGCTTCATCAGCCTGTTCGGCGGGCTCAACGGCTTAGTGCAGGGCATCGAGCAGGCAGAAGGCGTGGCCATGGATGGCGAGGGCAACATCTATGTGGTCGGTGAGCCCAACCACTTCTACGTATTCAGCCGCAAGCGCTGA
- a CDS encoding fumarylacetoacetate hydrolase family protein: protein MNYRHLYTDGTPIHYPLGKVVCIGRNYAEHAKELNNPVPTEPLLFIKAGSCTVPLEGGFSIPSDRGAVHYEAEIAVLIGKPLSRKPNEEEVRDAISGFAPALDLTLRDVQARLKEKGHPWEIAKSFDGACVLAPFVPGDAVEDLGDIGIRLSINGEVRQDGNSSQMLNAILPLLQHIAGHFSLQPGDVVLTGTPAGVGPLNQGDELVLELVGLSRFESRVL, encoded by the coding sequence ATGAACTACAGACACCTGTACACCGACGGTACGCCGATCCATTACCCGCTGGGCAAGGTGGTCTGCATCGGCCGCAACTACGCCGAGCACGCCAAGGAACTGAACAACCCGGTGCCCACCGAGCCGCTGCTGTTCATCAAGGCCGGCAGCTGCACCGTGCCGCTGGAAGGCGGCTTCAGCATCCCGAGCGATCGTGGTGCGGTGCATTACGAAGCGGAAATCGCCGTGCTGATCGGCAAGCCGCTGTCGCGCAAGCCCAACGAGGAAGAGGTGCGCGATGCCATCTCCGGCTTCGCCCCGGCGCTGGATCTGACCCTGCGCGACGTGCAGGCCAGGCTCAAGGAAAAGGGCCACCCGTGGGAGATCGCCAAGAGCTTCGACGGCGCCTGCGTGCTGGCACCGTTCGTGCCGGGCGACGCGGTGGAGGATCTGGGCGACATCGGCATCCGCCTGAGCATCAACGGCGAAGTCCGCCAGGACGGCAACAGCAGTCAGATGCTCAATGCCATCCTGCCGCTGCTGCAGCACATCGCCGGGCATTTCAGCCTGCAGCCGGGCGACGTGGTACTGACCGGCACGCCGGCCGGTGTCGGCCCGCTCAACCAAGGCGATGAGCTGGTGCTGGAGCTGGTCGGCCTGTCCCGCTTCGAGAGCCGCGTGCTCTGA
- the serA gene encoding phosphoglycerate dehydrogenase, whose protein sequence is MSQTSLDKSKIKFLLLEGVHQNAVDTLKAAGYTNIEYLKGALSSEELKEKIADVHFIGIRSRTQLTEDVFDAAKKLIAVGCFCIGTNQVNLNAARERGIAVFNAPYSNTRSVAELVLAEAILLLRGIPEKNASCHRGGWIKSAANSFEIRGKKLGIIGYGSIGTQLSVLAEALGMQVFFYDVVTKLPLGNATQIGSLYELLGMCDIVSLHVPELPSTQWMIGEKEIRAMKKGGILINAARGTVVELDHLAAAIKDEHLIGAAIDVFPVEPKSNDEEFESPLRGLDRVILTPHIGGSTAEAQANIGLEVAEKLVKYSDNGTSVSSVNFPEVALPSHPGKHRLLHIHQNIPGVMSEINKVFAENGINIAGQFLQTNEKVGYVVIDVDKEYSDLALEKLQHVNGTIRSRVLF, encoded by the coding sequence ATGAGCCAGACCTCTCTCGACAAGAGCAAGATCAAGTTTCTTCTACTCGAAGGCGTGCACCAGAACGCCGTCGACACCCTCAAGGCGGCCGGCTACACCAACATCGAGTACCTCAAGGGCGCGCTGTCCAGCGAGGAGCTGAAGGAAAAGATCGCCGACGTCCACTTCATCGGCATTCGCTCGCGCACCCAGCTCACCGAAGATGTCTTCGACGCGGCCAAGAAGCTGATCGCCGTCGGCTGCTTCTGCATCGGTACCAACCAGGTCAACCTGAATGCCGCCCGCGAGCGCGGCATCGCAGTGTTCAATGCGCCCTACTCCAATACCCGCTCGGTCGCCGAACTGGTGCTGGCCGAAGCCATCCTGCTCTTGCGCGGCATCCCGGAGAAGAACGCTTCCTGCCACCGCGGCGGCTGGATCAAGTCGGCGGCCAACTCCTTCGAGATCCGCGGCAAGAAGCTCGGCATCATCGGCTACGGCTCCATCGGCACGCAGCTGTCGGTACTGGCCGAGGCGCTGGGCATGCAGGTCTTCTTCTATGACGTGGTGACCAAGCTGCCGCTGGGCAACGCCACTCAGATCGGCTCGCTGTACGAGCTGCTGGGCATGTGCGACATCGTTTCCCTGCACGTTCCCGAGTTGCCGTCGACCCAATGGATGATCGGCGAGAAGGAAATCCGCGCCATGAAGAAGGGCGGCATCCTGATCAACGCTGCCCGCGGCACCGTGGTCGAGCTGGATCACCTGGCCGCCGCGATCAAGGACGAGCACCTGATCGGCGCCGCCATCGATGTGTTCCCGGTCGAGCCGAAGTCCAACGACGAGGAATTCGAGAGCCCGCTGCGTGGCCTGGACCGCGTGATCCTGACCCCGCACATCGGTGGCTCGACTGCCGAAGCACAGGCCAACATCGGCCTGGAAGTGGCCGAGAAGCTGGTCAAGTACAGCGACAACGGCACCTCGGTGTCTTCGGTCAACTTCCCGGAAGTCGCCCTGCCGTCGCATCCGGGCAAGCACCGTCTGCTGCACATCCACCAGAACATTCCGGGCGTGATGAGCGAGATCAACAAGGTCTTCGCCGAGAACGGCATCAACATCGCCGGCCAGTTCCTGCAGACCAACGAGAAGGTCGGCTACGTCGTCATCGACGTGGACAAGGAGTACTCCGACCTGGCGCTGGAGAAGCTGCAGCACGTCAACGGCACCATCCGCAGCCGCGTGCTGTTCTGA
- a CDS encoding AI-2E family transporter, translated as MSTTTLQNDAKKVANRTIVQAAVLAFVVLLSIVAWLAFDFLLLLFASILFGVLIHGVSRWLCSKTVLSYKLSMAVFFVLLLLGLGGAGWLVAPSIAEQADALSDSLPEAVERLRERAEQLPWANELLQQRERLEDSLPDGSSAFSVVTKVMGSIVGALSSFAIAFAIGICLAINPQIYVRGLLKLIPLGYRPRAAEVLDESGSTLRAWLLAKLLEMLLIGVLTTLGLWLLGIELALVLGLIAGLLSFIPNIGPVLAVIPALLLASLEGGRTVLYVAALYLFVQALESYVFTPWMQQRIVSVPPALTIAVQLLFGLLAGTLGLLLATPLAAVGMVLVRMLYVEDLLGDRPQATDGPND; from the coding sequence ATGTCCACGACGACACTGCAGAACGATGCCAAGAAGGTTGCCAATCGCACGATTGTGCAGGCCGCAGTGCTGGCCTTCGTGGTGCTGCTGAGCATCGTCGCCTGGCTGGCGTTCGATTTTCTCCTGCTGCTGTTCGCCTCGATTCTTTTCGGTGTGCTGATTCATGGCGTGAGCCGCTGGCTGTGCAGCAAGACCGTGCTGTCCTACAAGTTGTCCATGGCGGTGTTCTTCGTGCTCTTGCTGCTCGGCCTGGGCGGCGCCGGCTGGCTGGTCGCGCCGAGCATCGCCGAGCAGGCCGATGCGCTCTCCGATTCGCTGCCCGAGGCCGTCGAGCGCCTGCGTGAGCGCGCCGAGCAGCTGCCCTGGGCGAATGAACTGCTGCAGCAGCGCGAACGCCTGGAGGACTCGCTGCCCGACGGTTCCAGCGCGTTCAGTGTGGTGACCAAGGTGATGGGCTCGATCGTCGGGGCGCTGAGCAGTTTCGCCATTGCCTTCGCCATCGGCATCTGTCTGGCCATCAATCCGCAGATATACGTGCGTGGGCTGCTGAAGCTGATTCCGCTGGGCTATCGCCCGCGTGCCGCGGAGGTGCTCGACGAAAGCGGCTCGACGTTGCGTGCCTGGCTGCTGGCCAAGCTGCTGGAAATGCTGCTGATCGGCGTGCTGACCACGCTCGGCCTGTGGCTGCTGGGCATCGAGCTGGCGCTGGTGCTGGGTTTGATCGCCGGGTTGTTGTCGTTCATTCCCAATATCGGCCCCGTGCTGGCGGTGATTCCGGCGCTGCTGCTGGCCTCGCTTGAGGGCGGGCGCACGGTGCTCTACGTCGCCGCGCTCTATCTGTTTGTCCAGGCCCTGGAAAGTTATGTGTTCACGCCGTGGATGCAGCAGCGCATCGTCTCGGTTCCGCCGGCGCTGACCATCGCCGTGCAACTGTTGTTTGGCCTGCTGGCCGGCACCCTTGGCCTGCTGTTGGCGACGCCGCTGGCCGCGGTCGGCATGGTGCTGGTGCGCATGCTCTACGTGGAGGATTTGCTCGGTGACCGGCCGCAGGCGACCGACGGTCCGAATGACTAG
- a CDS encoding OPT family oligopeptide transporter has protein sequence MIATTSAVSSRELTLRALLTGLLLGALLAPSNVYSGLKIGWSFNMSIIALLIGFAFWQSMAVAFGRPRWSLLESNINQTTASSCASIISGGLVAPIPAYTLLTGQQLDSLPLMAWVFSVSFLGVWVAWYLRPSLIVESGLRFPEGMATLATLQQIYSHGAEAGRRLWVLGGAAVLAAGSKLLDTFFWTLPRWAPSAQLERLTFSFEPSLLLLGFGGIIGLRVGLSLLLGAVLAWGLLAPWLLTEGLVRLPAAAQGPQFAALIEWLLWPGVSLMVCATLTSLGLRLLRSRSTTTRRRPRLRRPHGWPAAGFALSVGLVLALQVSLFGIDPWLAALSIPLALLLAMVAARVVGATGIPPIGAIGQLSQLSFGVFAPGQVPVNLMSANTAGGAAGQCTDLLNDFKVGHAIGAAPGRQAVAQCFGILLGSVVGVLAYQLLIPDPQSMLITPEWPAPAVATWKAVAEALTGGLDALAADIRWAMLAGALVGVLLGALEGLLPARRLRWLPSSAALGLAFIIPASISLMMTFGAVLAWAFASRWRSLGERFVIVAAAGLVAGESMAGVGASLWQLLR, from the coding sequence ATGATCGCGACCACCTCTGCCGTTTCGTCTCGTGAACTGACCCTGCGTGCCTTGCTCACCGGTCTGCTGTTGGGTGCGCTGCTGGCACCGTCGAATGTCTACTCGGGCCTCAAGATCGGCTGGTCGTTCAATATGTCGATCATCGCGCTGCTGATCGGCTTCGCGTTCTGGCAGAGCATGGCCGTCGCGTTCGGCCGTCCGCGCTGGTCGTTGCTGGAAAGCAACATCAACCAGACCACCGCCTCATCCTGCGCCTCGATCATCTCCGGCGGGCTGGTGGCACCGATTCCCGCCTATACCTTGCTCACCGGTCAGCAGCTGGACAGCCTGCCGCTGATGGCCTGGGTGTTCTCGGTGAGCTTTCTCGGGGTCTGGGTGGCCTGGTATCTGCGGCCCTCGCTGATCGTCGAATCGGGGTTGCGCTTTCCCGAGGGCATGGCGACCCTGGCCACCCTGCAGCAGATCTACAGCCATGGCGCCGAAGCCGGACGGCGGCTCTGGGTGCTGGGTGGCGCCGCCGTGCTGGCCGCCGGGAGCAAATTGCTCGACACCTTTTTCTGGACGCTGCCGCGCTGGGCACCTTCGGCGCAGCTGGAGCGCCTGACGTTCAGTTTCGAGCCGTCGCTGCTGCTGCTCGGTTTCGGCGGCATCATCGGACTGCGTGTCGGCTTGTCGCTGCTGCTCGGCGCCGTGCTGGCCTGGGGACTGCTCGCGCCCTGGCTGCTGACCGAGGGGCTGGTGCGCTTGCCCGCCGCCGCCCAGGGGCCACAGTTCGCCGCGCTGATCGAATGGTTGTTGTGGCCGGGCGTGAGCCTGATGGTCTGCGCGACGCTGACCTCGCTGGGCCTGCGCCTGCTGCGCTCACGCTCGACAACGACACGCCGGCGGCCGAGGTTGCGGCGCCCGCACGGCTGGCCAGCGGCCGGTTTCGCGCTGTCGGTAGGGCTGGTGCTGGCGCTGCAGGTCAGCCTGTTCGGCATCGATCCCTGGCTGGCGGCACTGTCGATTCCGTTGGCGCTGCTGCTGGCGATGGTTGCCGCGCGGGTGGTCGGTGCGACCGGGATTCCGCCGATCGGCGCCATCGGCCAGCTGTCGCAGCTGAGCTTCGGCGTGTTCGCCCCGGGCCAGGTGCCGGTCAATCTGATGAGCGCCAACACCGCCGGTGGCGCGGCGGGGCAGTGCACCGATCTGCTCAACGACTTCAAGGTCGGGCATGCCATCGGCGCTGCACCGGGACGTCAGGCAGTGGCGCAGTGCTTCGGCATTCTGCTCGGCAGCGTGGTCGGTGTACTGGCCTACCAGCTGCTGATTCCCGATCCGCAGAGCATGCTGATCACGCCCGAATGGCCGGCCCCGGCGGTCGCCACCTGGAAAGCGGTGGCCGAAGCCTTGACCGGCGGCCTGGACGCGCTCGCTGCCGACATACGCTGGGCGATGCTCGCCGGCGCGCTCGTGGGCGTACTGCTCGGGGCGCTGGAAGGGCTGCTGCCCGCACGCCGGCTGCGCTGGTTGCCGAGCTCCGCGGCGCTCGGCCTGGCATTCATCATTCCGGCGTCGATTTCGCTGATGATGACCTTCGGTGCCGTGCTCGCCTGGGCCTTCGCCTCGCGCTGGCGCAGCCTCGGCGAGCGCTTCGTGATCGTCGCCGCGGCCGGACTGGTGGCGGGCGAGAGCATGGCCGGCGTCGGTGCCTCGCTCTGGCAGCTGCTGCGCTGA
- a CDS encoding response regulator transcription factor gives MFFRHFLGEQAQVEVALTGLQSPDNRGADLFLVDAGHSEAEQISSLIDQLDEHTPVALVNIVPEQAEQLVERHPVIRGVFYSHATREHLLEGILVLLKGGDWLPRVLTERLLGQWRRMRQLAETKSSLTLREREILSLAGKGLSNAEIAEQLCLSPHTIKSHIHNLLRKIGASNRAEAAYLLRSHLDWDKSCSA, from the coding sequence TTGTTTTTTCGCCACTTTCTAGGCGAGCAGGCGCAAGTCGAAGTTGCCCTGACCGGACTGCAATCACCGGATAATCGCGGCGCCGACCTGTTTCTGGTCGACGCCGGCCACAGCGAGGCGGAACAGATATCCAGCCTGATCGACCAGCTCGACGAGCACACACCGGTGGCGCTGGTGAATATCGTCCCCGAGCAGGCCGAGCAACTGGTCGAGAGGCATCCGGTGATTCGCGGGGTGTTCTACAGCCACGCCACCCGCGAGCACCTGCTCGAGGGCATCCTCGTGCTGCTCAAGGGTGGCGACTGGCTGCCACGGGTCCTCACCGAGAGACTGCTGGGCCAGTGGCGGCGCATGCGCCAGCTCGCTGAAACCAAGTCCAGCCTGACGCTGCGCGAGCGCGAGATCCTGAGCCTGGCCGGCAAGGGGCTGTCGAACGCGGAAATCGCCGAGCAGCTGTGCCTCAGCCCACACACGATCAAGAGTCATATCCACAATCTGCTGCGCAAGATTGGCGCGTCCAATCGGGCCGAGGCAGCGTACCTGCTGCGTAGTCATCTCGACTGGGACAAGTCCTGCAGCGCTTGA
- a CDS encoding curli production assembly protein CsgB — translation MTRSALPRATSLFALIACLACAPLMAADLMDNGDLSPLGSTSANASRLAIQLTDAKAAYIQQLGQGNLAELTQNGQALSAQMLQQGSDQEAFTLQHGENLMAVIEQVGQGNYAEIRQTGSDNQASISQYGAYNDARIEQTGQGLRSAVTQFGVGQQINIVQGR, via the coding sequence ATGACCCGTTCCGCCCTGCCCCGCGCCACCTCACTGTTTGCTCTGATTGCCTGCCTGGCCTGCGCGCCGCTGATGGCCGCCGACCTGATGGACAACGGCGATCTATCCCCTCTTGGCAGCACCAGCGCCAACGCCTCCCGGCTTGCCATTCAGCTGACCGACGCGAAGGCCGCCTACATTCAGCAGCTGGGCCAGGGCAATCTCGCCGAGTTGACCCAGAACGGCCAGGCGTTGAGCGCGCAGATGCTGCAGCAGGGCAGCGACCAGGAAGCCTTCACCCTGCAGCACGGCGAAAACCTGATGGCGGTCATCGAGCAGGTCGGACAGGGCAATTACGCCGAAATCCGCCAGACCGGCAGCGACAACCAGGCCAGCATCAGCCAATACGGCGCCTATAACGATGCGCGCATCGAGCAGACCGGCCAGGGCCTGCGCAGCGCGGTGACGCAATTCGGCGTCGGCCAGCAGATCAATATCGTGCAGGGTCGCTAG
- a CDS encoding outer membrane beta-barrel protein produces the protein MKKLSTLALATTLGILSFGAHAAENFAGLTWGKTTVNTDRSSDLKQNMGGENRFDDTIKNSGTWGVRAGQMTDEGRYYMTYENVSDDYGSTFKLRQQNLLGSYDLFLPLGDTTRLFGGASAGLTKLENESKGYSRDSDIGYLVGLQAGILQKLGDNTSVEAGYRYLRSNAGTEVSERGVGKLGSIDLHSSKQAYLGLNYHF, from the coding sequence ATGAAAAAACTCAGCACCCTGGCCCTGGCCACTACCCTCGGCATCCTCAGCTTCGGCGCCCACGCCGCCGAGAACTTCGCCGGTCTCACCTGGGGCAAAACCACCGTCAATACCGATCGTTCCAGCGACCTGAAGCAGAACATGGGCGGCGAAAACCGTTTCGATGACACCATCAAGAACAGCGGCACCTGGGGTGTTCGCGCCGGTCAGATGACCGACGAGGGCCGCTACTACATGACCTACGAGAACGTCTCGGACGATTACGGCAGCACCTTCAAGCTGCGCCAGCAGAACCTGCTCGGCAGCTACGACCTGTTCCTCCCGCTGGGCGACACCACCCGCCTGTTCGGCGGCGCCAGCGCCGGTCTGACCAAGCTGGAGAACGAATCCAAGGGCTACAGCCGTGACAGCGACATCGGTTACCTGGTCGGCCTGCAGGCCGGTATCCTGCAGAAACTCGGCGACAACACCTCGGTGGAAGCCGGTTACCGCTACCTGCGCAGCAACGCCGGCACCGAAGTGTCCGAGCGTGGCGTCGGCAAGCTGGGCTCGATCGACCTGCACAGCAGCAAGCAGGCCTATCTGGGTCTGAACTATCACTTCTGA
- a CDS encoding response regulator — MKVLVVEDEALLRHHLQTRLGESGHVVDAVPNAEEALFQTHEFNHDLAVIDLGLPGISGLDLIRQLRSRGKAFPILILTARGNWQDKVEGLAAGADDYVVKPFQFEELEARLNALLRRSSGFTQATIEAGPLLLDLNRKQATANGAPLALTAYEYRILEYLMRHQQQVVAKERLMEQLYSGDEERDPNVIEVLVGRLRRKLEAQCAMRPIETVRGLGYLFTERCR, encoded by the coding sequence ATGAAAGTGCTGGTGGTGGAAGACGAGGCGCTGCTGCGCCACCACTTGCAGACCCGACTCGGCGAAAGCGGGCATGTCGTCGATGCCGTGCCCAACGCCGAAGAAGCGCTGTTTCAAACCCACGAATTCAACCATGACCTGGCCGTCATCGATCTCGGCCTGCCGGGTATCAGCGGGCTGGACCTGATCCGCCAGCTGCGCAGCCGCGGCAAGGCCTTCCCCATCCTCATCCTTACCGCGCGCGGCAACTGGCAGGACAAGGTCGAGGGTCTGGCCGCCGGCGCCGACGACTACGTAGTCAAACCGTTCCAGTTCGAGGAGCTGGAAGCCCGGCTGAATGCGCTGCTGCGCCGCTCCAGCGGTTTCACCCAGGCCACCATTGAGGCCGGCCCGCTGCTGCTCGACCTCAATCGCAAGCAGGCCACGGCCAATGGCGCGCCGCTGGCGCTGACCGCCTACGAATACCGCATCCTCGAATACCTGATGCGCCATCAGCAGCAGGTGGTGGCCAAGGAGCGGCTGATGGAGCAGCTCTACAGCGGCGACGAGGAGCGCGACCCGAACGTCATCGAAGTGCTGGTCGGCCGGCTGCGGCGCAAGCTGGAGGCGCAGTGCGCGATGAGGCCCATCGAAACCGTGCGCGGCCTCGGCTACCTGTTCACCGAGCGCTGCCGATGA
- a CDS encoding ATP-binding protein → MSRRWRRLQARVRHQLKGAMSLRLRLMLGAAGLAVLFMLALLPALQGAFSLTFERVIEQRLAADASTLITAAHVEDGRLLMPEQMPDEEFNLPDAQLLGFIYDRRGELVWHSRSAADERIDYRPRYEGHTSEFLRTRDAAGVEYFVYDVELQLAGSRDNAFSFVTMQPTSEYLSLFDEFRRQLYLWLGSGLLVLLILLWLGLTWGFRTLKRVSAELDQVEGGQRQHLSDEHPRELLRLTRSLNRLLDSERRQREQYRNSLGDLAHSLKTPLSVLQGVGETLAAQTQSREQAQVMQGQIERMSQQIGYQLQRASLGKSGLVRHRVELKPLLTSLCSTLDKVYRDKHVQADMQLAEPCLVPMEQGALMELLGNLLENAYRLCLQQVRISASYHEGDLLLSVEDDGPGVPVGQRERIIRRGERLDGQHPGQGIGLAVVKDILDSYGGELSLGESALGGAAFRIRLQAD, encoded by the coding sequence ATGAGCCGACGCTGGCGCCGCCTGCAGGCGCGCGTGCGCCATCAACTGAAAGGTGCCATGTCGCTGCGCCTGCGGCTGATGCTCGGCGCCGCGGGCCTCGCCGTGCTGTTCATGCTGGCCCTGCTGCCGGCGCTGCAGGGTGCCTTCAGCCTGACTTTCGAACGCGTCATCGAGCAACGCCTGGCCGCCGATGCCAGCACCCTGATCACTGCCGCGCACGTCGAGGACGGTCGCTTGCTGATGCCCGAGCAAATGCCGGACGAAGAATTCAACCTGCCCGACGCACAGTTGCTCGGCTTCATCTACGACCGCCGCGGCGAGCTGGTCTGGCATTCACGCTCGGCCGCCGACGAGCGCATCGACTACCGTCCGCGTTACGAGGGCCACACCAGCGAATTTCTGCGCACCCGCGATGCGGCGGGCGTGGAGTATTTCGTCTACGACGTCGAACTGCAGCTGGCTGGCAGCCGCGACAACGCCTTCAGTTTCGTCACCATGCAGCCCACCAGCGAATACCTGAGCCTGTTCGACGAGTTTCGCCGGCAGCTCTACCTGTGGCTCGGCAGCGGCCTGCTGGTGCTGCTGATCCTGCTCTGGCTCGGCCTGACCTGGGGCTTTCGCACACTGAAACGCGTCAGTGCCGAGCTCGATCAGGTCGAGGGTGGCCAGCGCCAGCACCTGAGCGACGAACACCCCCGGGAGCTGCTGCGCCTGACCCGTTCGCTCAACCGCCTGCTGGACAGCGAACGGCGCCAGCGCGAGCAGTACCGCAATTCGTTGGGCGACCTGGCGCATAGCCTGAAAACCCCGCTCAGCGTGCTGCAGGGCGTCGGCGAAACCCTCGCCGCGCAGACGCAGAGCCGCGAGCAGGCGCAGGTGATGCAGGGGCAGATCGAACGCATGAGCCAGCAGATCGGCTACCAGCTGCAGCGTGCCAGCCTCGGCAAGAGCGGCCTGGTGCGGCACCGGGTCGAACTGAAGCCATTGTTGACCAGCCTCTGCAGCACGCTGGACAAGGTCTACCGCGACAAGCACGTGCAAGCCGACATGCAGCTCGCCGAGCCCTGCCTGGTGCCGATGGAACAGGGCGCGCTGATGGAGCTGCTCGGCAACCTGCTGGAGAACGCCTACCGTCTGTGCCTGCAGCAGGTGCGCATCAGCGCCAGTTACCACGAAGGCGATCTGCTGCTAAGCGTCGAGGACGACGGCCCGGGTGTGCCGGTCGGCCAACGCGAGCGCATCATCCGCCGCGGCGAACGCCTCGATGGCCAGCACCCCGGCCAGGGCATCGGCCTGGCGGTGGTCAAGGATATTCTCGACAGCTACGGCGGCGAACTCAGCCTCGGCGAGTCGGCACTCGGTGGCGCGGCTTTCCGCATCCGGCTGCAGGCGGACTGA
- a CDS encoding ketosteroid isomerase-related protein translates to MSLDDRKKLVRQHIDLTWNRGRLALAEHLHSKDFLYKSSFIGRPLASAEFLDMVRQIRHAMPELEVVVEECIAEDNRVVTWSTLIGTIERQAFGYPPSDKVLSISAMAFWTITPTQQVQEICTMFDMESFRAQLGLDTRPFAEKALP, encoded by the coding sequence ATGTCACTGGATGACCGCAAGAAACTCGTCCGTCAGCACATCGACCTGACCTGGAATCGCGGGCGCCTGGCGCTGGCCGAGCACCTGCACAGCAAGGATTTTCTCTACAAGAGCTCCTTCATCGGCCGGCCGCTCGCCAGCGCCGAGTTTCTCGACATGGTCCGGCAGATCCGCCACGCCATGCCGGAACTGGAAGTGGTGGTCGAGGAATGCATCGCCGAAGACAATCGGGTGGTCACCTGGAGCACGCTGATCGGCACCATCGAGCGGCAGGCGTTCGGCTATCCGCCCAGCGACAAGGTACTGAGCATCTCCGCCATGGCCTTCTGGACCATCACCCCGACCCAGCAGGTGCAGGAAATCTGCACCATGTTCGACATGGAAAGCTTCCGCGCCCAACTGGGCCTGGATACCCGGCCCTTCGCAGAGAAGGCCCTGCCCTGA